The following coding sequences are from one Triticum dicoccoides isolate Atlit2015 ecotype Zavitan chromosome 4A, WEW_v2.0, whole genome shotgun sequence window:
- the LOC119285014 gene encoding homeobox-leucine zipper protein HOX19-like: MSQEEVHDAGLALGLSLGGGGGGGGDGSSSAHRGSNSGRLTLWEAEPSLTLSMPDDTTMTGTASGGVSSMSVGGAVKRERAEEAELGEMVSSTAVGAEEDDDGSTRKKLRLTKEQSALLEDRFKEHSTLNPKQKVALAKQLNLRPRQVEVWFQNRRARTKLKQTEVDCEFLKRCCETLTEENRRLQRELQELRAIKFAPPPPPPNNASQHPGTPSSAAAPPAPFYMQLPAATLTICPSCERLGGTAAAATGKVDPDRPKAATHHFFNPFTHSAAC; the protein is encoded by the exons ATGTCGCAGGAggaggtccacgacgccggcctggcgCTGGGCCTGTCCctgggcggtggcggcgggggcggAGGCGACGGGTCGTCGTCGGCGCACCGCGGCAGCAACAGCGGCCGGCTGACCCTGTGGGAGGCGGAGCCGTCGCTGACCCTCAGCATGCCGGACGACACCACCATGACCGGCACCGCGTCCGGCGGCGTGTCGTCCATGTCGGTGGGGGGCGCGGTGAAGAGGGAGCGCGCAGAGGAGGCGGAGCTGGGCGAGATGGTGtcgtccacggcggtgggtgccgaggaggacgacgacggcaGCACGCGGAAGAAGCTGAGGCTCACCAAGGAGCAGTCCGCGCTCCTGGAGGACCGCTTCAAGGAGCACAGCACCCTCAACccg AAGCAGAAAGTGGCTTTAGCCAAGCAGCTAAACCTCAGGCCAAGGCAGGTGGAAGTCTGGTTCCAGAACAGAAGAGCCAG GACGAAGCTGAAGCAGACGGAGGTGGACTGCGAGTTCCTGAAGCGCTGCTGCGAGACGCTCACCGAGGAGAACCGCCGGCTGCAGCGGGAGCTGCAGGAGCTCCGCGCCATCAagttcgccccgccgccgccgccgcccaacaacGCCAGCCAACACCCCGGGACGCCGTCCTCCGCCGCGGCCCCGCCGGCGCCGTTCTACATGCAGCTGCCGGCCGCGACGCTGACCATCTGCCCGTCCTGCGAGCGCCTGGgaggaaccgccgccgccgccaccggcaaGGTCGACCCCGACAGGCCCAAGGCCGCCACCCACCACTTCTTCAACCCCTTCACCCACTCCGCCGCCTGCTGA